In a single window of the Bactrocera dorsalis isolate Fly_Bdor chromosome 2, ASM2337382v1, whole genome shotgun sequence genome:
- the LOC105229866 gene encoding uncharacterized protein LOC105229866, which translates to MKHTVVLTLAVICLVCVMQNEASILPLILGPQAPVVVSVPSIPVVKIVPVAAGGEGGAGGAGGEGAAGGGGGGGGAAGILGGGGGGGGAGSAGGGGGGGGGAGGISGGGGGGGGAGSAGAGGGGGGGGGAGLLGGLGGLGGDGGDSGDSGDDSH; encoded by the exons ATGAAGCATACTGTG GTGCTAACATTGGCTGTGATATGCCTGGTCTGTGTGATGCAGAATGAAGCTAGCATTTTGCCCTTGATATTGGGACCACAGGCACCGGTTGTTGTTTCGGTGCCATCCATACCGGTGGTGAAGATTGTGCCTGTGGCTGCTGGTGGTGAAGGTGGTGCTGGTGGCGCTGGCGGTGAAGGTGCTgctggcggcggcggtggcggtggtggcGCTGCTGGCATTTTaggtggtggcggtggcggcggcggtgcTGGTAGCgctggtggtggcggtggcggaGGCGGTGGTGCTGGTGGTATTTCAGGCGGTGGCGGTGGAGGCGGCGGTGCTGGTAGCGCTGGTgctggtggcggcggcggtggcggtggtggtgctGGACTCCTTGGCGGTCTAGGTGGATTAGGTGGCGACGGTGGCGACAGTGGTGACAGTGGCGACGATAGCCATTAA